From the genome of Novosphingobium sp. P6W:
GGTCCCGTCGGGGCGCATGGCATAATGGCGGCTGCGAATGCCGTTGCGGCGCAGCGTCAGCCTGCCGAGCCGCTCCGCCTGCGGCGAAAGACGGCCGATATAGTCAGCCATCGCAGCGTTGGATACCGGTTCTCCGGGCAGAAACTGCCCCGATCCGGTTACATAGGCACGCATTCAACACGCTCCCGAAGTCTTGGACGAATCATCGGAAGGCCTGTGATGGCAAAATTATGATCGGTGTTCAATATAATTCTGGACGGCGATCAATTGCGCCGTCCGGAGAACAGTTTCAACAGCTTGCGCGCGCGGCCGAAAGGCTTTCGCGAACGCGGGCCAGCGCCAGCGCCATCGGCTCCTTTTCGCCCATCAGCGCGAACGAGCCGTTGATATCAAACATGCAGTGGCCGTGCACCGTCGCCACCAGCGAGCGGGCCAGACGCGGCGCCTCGCCCTGGCAGGAGGGCGGGAGCACGGCGCGCACTTCCTCCACCACCACCTCCGTCAGCTGGCCGCGCAGCACGTCATGCTCGGGCGGCATCGTCACGTCGGGCGGAAGGTGGTGATCGTAGATCGCCATCCATGCGTTGCGGTTGGCACGGGCAAATCCAAAGTAGCCTTCCACCAAGGCACGGATGCGGTCGTCTCCACTCCTGCTCAACGCGTCACGGATGTAATTCGTCCACAGAACGAAAGTGCGCGTGTTGATGGCAATCATAAGAAGATCGTAAGTGCCGAACACATTGTACAGCGTGCCGATCGAATACCCGATCCGCTTGGCGACTTCCCTTGCCGAAAACCGCGCGAAGCCCACGTCCGCCATGTGTTTGTGGCCCTCGACGATGAGCATCTGCTCCAGCTCTTTTCGGCTGTGATCTGATCTGCGACCCATAGTCGTTCATTATAGTAAACGATATCAAAATGTACAGCGTTGAATTTTTAATTGATCGTCGATCAATTGGCGGATAAACCTTTGGCCAGAATCAACAGCTTGGATACACCATGTCCCTGATGTCCGCCTTGTCCGATCAGGAACGCCGCGCCGAGACCCGCCCAATGTCCGGTACTTGGCTTGTCGTACATCCTGTCCATGCTTGGTTCGCCGCAAAGTTGGACAAGGGAGAACCCGCCGTGCGAAAGTTATTCCGCTACGCCATGCCCGTGATCGCCGCAGCAGCCTTGATGGCCGGCGGCGGCAGTGCCTCCGCCCTGACGACGCCGCCCCCCGACCGGGCGGTACTGGCGCTCGGCACCCTTGCCCCGGCCGATCTCGACGTTGCCAAAGGCCCCGGCAAGACGTTCCTCGCCTCGCTGTTCCCGGGCGAGAGCGCTCCCTGCCCGTTGCCGACGGGCCAGAACCCCGATTTCGACGGCGCCTGCATGTGGTCCAAGGACGACAACGATGAGGATTTCGACCTGCTCATCGGCATCGAGAATCATGCCGTCGTCAGCGTCGTCACACCTTGGCCCCGCCAGCTCGATGCGCATATCTGGGCCTGCGAGCCGGTAGATCCGGCTACTGCGGACAATTTCCTGGCCGTGTGCAGCGTCCAGTCCGCCACTCCGGCGCGCCGCGCGCACTGGGCGAGCAGCTGGCGCGCCTTCCTGAACGCCGTGAACTGAGGCACACCGTCATGACCATAACCGCAAGGCTTTTGCTTGTCGCCTCCATGCTCTCGGTCTGTGCGCCCCCCGCCTTCGCGCAAACCGCGCACGATCCGTTCCCGCCCAGTTACAACGCGGCAATGACTGCGCTGTGCCGCTCTGACACGCAGGAGCAAGCCTGCATGATCGGCGATCAGGAATGGTCGTACTGGTTCAGCTTCGACACCGCCGTAACCGGCAATAAGACCTACACCGCGATCGCGATCGGTCGTCCGCGAGGTGGCGCAGGCGATCTGCTCGGCCCGACCGCGAAGATGCCGATCGCGCAGGTCACGTACAAATTGCGCGGCGACGCCTGGACGCTGATCGGGCGGCAAATCGATCTCGGCGCGGTCTACGTCAACAATACCGGCAACCCCTCGATGTCTGACGACGACGGCGATGCCGCCTATCTGGAACAGCCCCTGGCGGGCGGCGGAGTGCTGGTCGGCTATCCCACTGTGACGATGGCGGGCGGCGGCGTGAACCTGCATGGCCATGCGCTGTTTCGCTCCGACCCGGCAAAGCCCGGCATGTGGTCCTTCGGCGGGGAGATCGTCGATGCCTCCGACAACTGGAACGACTGCGATCAGGAGACCGCGCCGGAGCGGTGCTATCGCTCCTGGGGCAAACTGGCGTTGACCGGCAGGACCATCGCCGGCTGGCCGGAACTGCAGTCCACGCAGACGGGCACCCTGCCCGGACCTGACGGTAAGGCCCGGCGCGCCAAGCCGGCCGACGGCTCGCTCTGGCGCTTCAGTATCGCCAGCCATGCCTACGAATCCAATTCCCCCCGTTAACGGAGCACGCCATGATCCGAACTTCCCTAATGATCGCAGCACTTGCTGGCGCCACCAGCGCCGTGCCCGCCATGGCTGCAGCCCCCGCCTGCCCCGGCAAGACCTTCGACATTTTCCTCGCCGCATTCGCCGCCAATGCGGATATCCAGCGCGCCCATGTCGCTGATCCGCTGTCGTCCGGCCAGATCGATGCGCAGGCCCAGCCGGAACCACGCATGGTGACGTCCAGCCTGCCCAGGGCAGCGCTCGGCTTCCCGATCATGCCGCTCGGGGCTGAGCGCCGCCGCGAGGGCCTTGAAATGCGCACCGCACCCAAAGGCGGCGGCAAGTTCGAAGTCGTGCTGGCCAAGCCGGATACCGGGTATCAGTTGCGCTACCAGTTCCAGCCGGTCGGCGCCTGCTGGCAGCTGTCCGCGATGACCGACGAAACGATGTGAGGAACCAGCCATGCACCGCCGACTGACATTCGCCGCCGCGCTCGCGCTGGCCGTATCGACAACGCCAGCCCTTCCCGCCCCTCAGGCCATCGCCGCCCCGGCGCGGCAGGGCTTTGACCAGTTCTTTACAGGCTTCCGCGCTGCGGTTCTGGCCGGGGACAAGGCAAAGGTTGCCGCCATGGCCGCCCTTCCGTTCAGGGACTTCGCAGGCGGCGAAGTGGACCGCAGCGCCGCCACGCGCGCGAAGTTCCTCGCCCGGTACGACCAGATATTCACCCCCGCAGTGATCGCCGCGATCCGCGCAGGCAAAGTCCGCCCCTTCAAACCCGGCAGCGACGATGGCGAGGCCCCCGGCCCGATCGCTAAGGGCGAATACCTGCTCGATGCGCCAGACTTCGCCAACCAACTGGTGTTCTCGCCCAAGGGCGGCACGTACGTACTCAGCCGCGTGC
Proteins encoded in this window:
- a CDS encoding TetR/AcrR family transcriptional regulator, which codes for MLIVEGHKHMADVGFARFSAREVAKRIGYSIGTLYNVFGTYDLLMIAINTRTFVLWTNYIRDALSRSGDDRIRALVEGYFGFARANRNAWMAIYDHHLPPDVTMPPEHDVLRGQLTEVVVEEVRAVLPPSCQGEAPRLARSLVATVHGHCMFDINGSFALMGEKEPMALALARVRESLSAARASC